The stretch of DNA TCTATCTCCACTGGTCGGACTGTATCTCCGCATCGACGAGCGAACGACGAGACATATTCGACGTTCTCAGTACATCGAATCTACATCGTATTTTCCGTACTTCGCTGTCCAATCACTTGTTGGTAACGGGGTGGGCTGAACGGCGTTTAGCTGGAAGTAGGCGCTACGCCCCCTTCCTCAGCGAGCGCCAAAGGCGCGAGCAGGGAGGGGATACAGCGCCGCACAGTTCTCATACAATCTACGGTTGCAGACCTACAGGCCCACGCAGTCGCAACGTTTTTGCAGTAGGATAGTACGGTATTGACCGAACCCAATGGAGTACGATCTCGACTCGGGAGCGCACTCGACGTATTCGCTCCACTACCACCTGATACTCGCCACGAAGTATCGGCGCGGAGTGCTAACCGAGGAGCGAACCCAATTCATTCACGAGGTCATCAGCGGGTTCACGGACAACTACGGTGTCGAACTGACGAACCTCGACGGCAAGGACGACCACGTACACATCCTATTCCGAGCGAAACCAACCACAGACCTCGTGAAGTTCATCAACACGGTCAAGGGCGCGACCGCCCGCCGTATCCGCAACGAGTACGCGGACGAACTGAAGACCGAACTGTGGGGCGACTCGTTCTGGAACGACTCGTACTGCCTCATCTCGACGGGGCAGGTGTCGCTTGATGTGCTGAAACAGTACGTCGAGAACCAACGCGAGTAGAGAGTCATGTACTACGCCTACAAGTACCGTCTCAAGCCGTCCGACGCCCTCCGCGAGGAGTTGGACCGCCACCGAGATATTTGTAGGCAACTTTACAACCACACGCTCTACCGCCTCAACGAGTACCAAGACGAACACGGTGAACTGCCGTCCATGACCACGCTACGGTCGGAACTTCCCGACCTCAAGAAGTGGTGGGACGACCTCTCGGACGTGTACTCAAAAGTGCTCCAAACCGTCGTGGAACGACTGTTTGACACCCTCAAAGGACTCTCCAAACTCAAGAACAAGGGCTACGGCGTCGGTCAACTCGAGTGGAAGCCGCCACGGGAGTTCCGCAGTTTCACGTACAGTCAGTCTGGCTTCAAGCTCGACAAGAAGGGCGGTCAGACTGTGCTGTCACTCTCGAAACTCGCGGACATCCCGATTCGGCTCCACCGCGCTATCCCCGACGACGCGACACTCAAGCAGGTCACACTCAAGAAGGAGCCGACGGGCGAGTGGTTCGCCACGTTCGGTGTCGAACTGGGCCGTGAGCCACCCGAACCACCTGAGAACCCCGAGACGTGCGTTGGCATCGACGTAGGGATTCTCAAGTACGCTCACGACACGGACGGCATAGCGGTCGGGTCGCTTGAGCTCTCCGCCGAACGGGAACGACTGGAACGCGAACAGCGGTCCCTCTCGCGGAAGCAGCACGGGTCGAACAACTACGAGGAGCAACGGCGGCGAGTCGCGGAGTGCCACGCCGACCTCCGACGGAAGCGCCGCGACTTCCTCCACAAGCTCTCGAACTACTACGCTCGGGAGTACGACCTCGTAGCGGTCGAAGACCTGAACGTGAATGGGATGCTCGAATCGCCGTCGAACAGCCGCAACACCGCGTCTGCCGCGTGGCGAACGTTCCTCTCGTTGCTCGAATACAAATGCAAACGCGAGGGGACGCACTTCGTGGCGGTCAACCCGAGGGGGACGACCAAGGAGTGTGCGGCGTGCGGTGTCTCGACGGAGAAGCCGTTGTGGGTCCGTGACCACTCCTGTCCTGCCTGCGGGTTTGAGGCGGACAGGGACGTGAACGCGGCGTGGAATATTCTTTCTCGCGGTCTCGAAGCTGTAGGAGTGGGACACTCCGAACGAACGCCTGTGGAGACTGCGCTCCCTACGGACACCGATTCGGTGTCTGCAAAGCGCGTCGTGGAAGCAGGAAGCCCTACACCCTCAAGGAACGAGCCGCGTCAGCGGCGAGTGAGTAGGGTAGGGTAGTTCACTGGTTCCGGAGCGTCATTTTTCCTATATTCGGACGGATACCCACCACGCTCACTCGTCGGGATTTATCCCTTCATCCGTGATTCTCCCGACGGGAGGTAGTCGAAGTAACGACGGCGAACGATGGCTTCGAAAGCTGGCCCGCAGCGGACCACCGAAACCTCGATCCCACAGCTGTACATCCCCCGCTTCGGTTCGTCGGATGGACAGTCGGTCACCGGACCCGATTTGCGCCTTCCGCCCCGGTGGCCCCGCGCGATGGCTCCGCGTATACACCGGGCATCACGACGAGAACGATAGCGTCGTACCCTACTTCTATGCGACTGGAAGCGCTGTATTTCGGTGATGGCGGAGTTCATCGACCTCGTCACGCGGTCGCTCCGGGACGCGACGCAACGCGAGTTCGACCGTCGCGTCGACGAGCAAGCCGCCCGCCTCACCGACGCCGTTCGGGTGGGGAAACTCGGCAACCCGAGTTTCGGTCTCGGGATCGAAGTCGAGGCCTACGCCGTCGACGAGGAACGGCGACTCGCACGAGTCCCGAAGAGCGTCTTCCGGGGGCCCTGCGACACGGAACTCGGGCTGCAAAACGTCGAATTCAACACCGATCCGAACTCGTTCGATTGCGAAGGAATCGACGCACAGGCGGCGGCGCTCCGTCGCGACTATCGAACCGTCCAACGCATCGCAGCCGAAGAGGGGCTCGAAATCGTTCTGGATGCGATGTGGACGATTCCGCCGCCGGAAGGTAGCGACGAGTACCTCACCGCAGTTCGCGAGAGCGAGGGGACGACGATCGCCGAGAACATGACGCCATCGCCTCGATACTGCGCGATCGACAACCACATCCTGGAGCGAACCGGGGGATCGGTCGCCCTCTCTGTACCGGGTGTCGACCGCCGGTTTCCGACGATCCTGTTCGAATCGCTGGCGAGCTCGATCCAGCCACACCTCCAGGTCCCCGACGCCGCGGCGTTCCCGCGCTATTACAACACCGCCGTGCGGACGCTCGGCCCGGTACTTTCGTTAGCGACGAACTCACCGCTGTTGCCGCCGGATCTGTACGATATCGGCGATCCATACCGGCTGCTCGACGAAACGTATCACGAACTCCGCGTTCCGGTATTCGAGCAGTCTATCAACGACGCGTGGGAGAAGGTTCGCTTCCCGACGGAGTTACGGCGTGCATCCGATGCTATCGACGAACTCGTTGCCGATCCGACGTGTGCCCCGTTTTTGCGCGAATGGCTCGTCGACGGCGACCGCGAGACGTTCGGAGACCGGTTCTGGGAGCTCGACCACAAGCGGGGAACGTACTGGCGGTGGCTCCGCACCGTCGTCGGTGGCCAGCCGGTCGACGACGGCGACCGGTGGTCGATTCGGATCGAATATCGCCCCTTGCCCACACAGCCGACCGTTCTAGAAACCATCGGATTTCAGTGTCTGGTCGCCGGGCTCGTCCACGGGTTGTGTGTGGCCGACCATCCGCTCGAGACCCTCGATCGGGCCGCCGCCAAGCGGAGCTTCTACGACGCCGTCGAAAACGGGATCGACGCCGATCTCGAGTGGGTTTCCGTCGACGGTGACCGAACGACCGACCGAACCGAAATCTACGAGGAGGTCTTCGAATTCGCTCGTCGCGGCCTCCGCGAGCAGGGCGTTCCGTCGGAGACCGTCGAGGAGTATCTGGCTCCGATCGAGGCTCGCTGGAGCGAACGGACGACGCCCAGCCGGTGGAAACTGGAGCGCGTCGCCGATTCCCTCGACGCTGGTCTGCAGTTCGACGACGCCGTCCGCGAGATGCAAACCGAGTACGGTCGTCGATCGAAGGCTGGCACACCGATCGTGGAGTGGACGTAACGTCCGTCCCAACCCAGAAAGGAGACACCGCCGCCCCGAACACGGGCGACGGACACGTCGTAGAGAGCCGATCGAACGCGAGGGGGATCGACGCCAAGCAGTACGTTGTTCGACGCCGATCGGGACGATATGGAGGATCACTCGAGCCACGGCGATCACAGCGACGGGACCGTGGAGCGAACTCAAGGATATGCCCCCGAGGGTCACGCTGCGCGAGGTATCACTCGCCGTGAACGGACTCCGCCTCGAGCCCTCGGCGACGCGATTCGAACCCGGGGCGTCCGTGGACTGGACGACTGTGAACCCGTCCACGGCGCGTCCGCCCCGAAAACCGGCGGACGTGCTGCGAGCCCCCTCAGTCGGTCCCGCGAACGAGAACGGACTCCTCGACCGCGTCGTCGGCCGATTCGAGACGGATCGGGAACTCCTGATCGTTAGCGACCAGTGGTGTCTCGTACCCCGTCGTGAGCGCCGTCCGCTCACCGGCACCGAGTGTCACCGCTCGCCGCTCGACCCGTTCGGCGCTGTGGCCGACGATCAACTCGAGGTCCTGCGTGCCCTCGGTCCCGCCGGTGTTCTCGATCGTCGCGCTCACTTCGAGGGGGGCTCCGGCATCGATCGGCGTGTTCGTCTCGAGACGTACGATTTCGAACGTCGCGTCGCCCTCGCCGTCGGTTGCGCCACCGTCGCCGTCGTCAGGCGCTACGTTCCGCAGGCACGCGCTCGCGTTCGGATTTTCGTGCGTCGTCCCCGCCGTGAGATAGTCCTCCTGCTCGGTCGTCAGCGCCGAAATAACGGTGCCGTCGCTCCCGTACGCCGGAATCTCGACGACGATCTCGTCGGTACCGTCACGAACGGCCGACTCCGAGCCGATCTCGAACGCGACCGTTCCCGAGAACGGCGCGTCGACGTCCTCGCCGAAGACGATTCCGTCCTCGATCATGGTGTTGCCGTACAGGCCGTCGTCGTAGAAGCCCGTGCTCGCGAAGGCGACGTCGTCCGGTTCGAACGTCCCGGTGACCGTCGCCCGGGTACAGGAGTGGAACGTCACGTCCCGTTCGGAACCGTCGCCCCCGTCGCCGGTTTCCTCGCGCTCCTCGGTGTCGGCGTTGCGCTCGCTGTCGGGCCGGTCGTCCGTCCCGGTGGCATTCCCGGTACTCTGGTTCGGGGACGGATCATCGGCATCGGCGAACTGCTCCCCGTCGTCCGTACGATTACCGCCGCTAGCGCCGTCGGTGGTCGCGTCGAGACAGCCCGCGAGTCCCAGTCCAATTCCAGCGCCGACGACGAATTTCCGGCGATCCATATACTGACCGAAGGCCGTCTTGGGGCATAAAGATGTAGCAAATATGTTATATTCGGATACAGTCATCGACTCGAGAGGGACCGTCAGGTCTCCCGGACGGTCACAGCGCTAGGGATTCTCTGACGAACACCGCCCGAACGGCGGCGACGCGTCGGACTCGTTTCGCCCGCCGCTGTGACGGTCAGTCGGTCGATTCCTCGGCCGCCGGCGGATTCTCGCTCACGGTCACCCTCGAGACGCGGGTTCCCTCCACGTCCTCGACGGTCACCTCGTAGCCGTCGACCTCGATCGTGTCGCCGACGTCGGGGGCGCGGCCGAGGCGACTCAACACCAGGCCGCCGACGGTCTCGAACGCGTCGCCCTCGAGCTCCGTTCCCAGGGTCTCGTTTACCTCCGCGAGCGAGACGCCACCGTCCATCGCGTACTGACCGTCCTCGAGCTCTTCGACGGAGGGCTCCATTTCGGCGACGTCGAACTCGTCTCGAATGTCGCCGACGACTTCCTCGATGACGTCTTCGATCGTCAGGATTCCTTCGAAGGCACCCCACTCGTCGATGACGACGGCCAGCTGGACGTTCCGCCGGCGGAACTCCGCGAGTATCTCGTCGATCTGGCGGGTTTCGGGGACGATAATGACCTCTCGAGCGAGGTCGCGTGCGGTCGGTTCGCCGGCCGATTCGTCACCGTCTACCGCCTCGATTGCCTGGAGGACGTCCTTCGCGTGGACGAACCCGACGACGGGGTCGTCGGCGTCCTCGTCGACGATGGGGAGCCGAGTGTAGCTCCCGCTGGCGGCGACACTGCGGAGTTCGGAGAGGGGCATCTCCGCTCGAACGGTGACGACGTCGGGGCGCGGAACCATGACCTCGCGAGCGACCGTCTCGCCGAGGTCGAAGACCGACTCGACCATCTCGACTTCGTCCATCCCGACCGCGCCCTGTTCGCCCGACTGGGCGACGATCCGCAGGATCTCGTCCTCGCTGTGGCTCTCGTCGCGCTCGGATGCCGGTTCGACGCCGATGAGCCGCGTGAAGAAATTCGCCGTGCCGTTGAAGACGATGATGCCGGGAATGAAGATGTAGTAGAAGAACTTCATCGGTGCGGCGACGAGCAGTGCGATCCGCTCGGCATCCGCGATAGCCAGCGTCTTGGGCGCGAGCTCCCCGAAGACGACGTGGAGGAACGTGATGACGCTGAATCCGATCGCGATCGCCACCAGGTGAATCGATCCCGCGGGGAGCACCGATCCCAGCACGGGCTCGAGGAGCGAGGCGATGGCGGGTTCGCCGACCCAGCCCAGCCCCAGCGAGGCGATCGTGATGCCCAGTTGAGTCGTGGCGAGGTAGTCGTCCAGATTCTCTTCGGCCTCCTGGACGAGCTCCGCCGCCGGGCGACCCTCCTCGACGAGGGACTCGATCTGCGTCGAACGGATTCGGACGTACGCGAACTCCGCCGCGACGAAAAAGCCGTTCAGGAAGACCAGAAAGAACGCGAAGAGGAGTCGCCCGAACGAGAAGGCGAGGTCTACCATCGGTTCCACCCCGACGGCCGTGAGCCGCCGGTGCCTCGCGTTGTCCGACTTCCCGTTCGATAGACCCGCGCGTCCCGTTCGAGGCGGCGGACGCCGATCGGCAGCGGGGACCCCACTGCGGTCCCGTCGCCGGTGAATACGACCATACCTCCACTTGGCACACGGGTTACAAAACCGTGACGTTGGCGATCGGCGGGTGGACGCGGTCTACGGCGCGCTCGACGGTCGATTGGTCGAACCCCGGAGCGGATAACTGCACGGAACTCGAAGGCGGTCTATGAACGTCGCGATCGTCACCGTCGGCGACGAAATTCTCGCGGGATCGACGACCAACACCAACGCGTCGTGGCTGGCCGAGCGGATCACCGAGCGTGGCAGCACCGTCCAGCGCATCCTGACGATCCCCGACGACCGCGAACTCATCGCGGCGCACGTCGCCCGCTGGAGCGACGCGTTCGACGCCGTGATCGTCACCGGCGGCATCGGCGGCACGCCGGACGACGTGACCGTCGAAGCCGTCGCCGACGGCCTCGAGCGCGAGTTCGTCGTCCACGGCGAGATCCGGGAGCGGCTGGTCGAGAAGGCAGCCGCGTTCCGCGAGGCGAACCCCGAGATGGTCGCGGAGTACGACCTCCAGCTCGACATCGACGCCGCGGCCTCGATCCCCGAGGGTGCGACGCCGATCGTCGTCGACGAGGGGTGGGCCCCGGGCTGTCTCGTCGAGAACGTCTACGTCTTCGCCGGCATCCCCGACGAGATGAAGGCGATGTTCGAGGCGGTCGCCGACGAGTTCCAAGGGGACTCCACCGCGGAGACGCTGTACACGCCGGCACCGGAGGGATCGCTCCACGAGGCGCTCGAGGGCGTCACCGACCGGTTCGACGTTTCGGTGGGGAGCTATCCGCGGAGCGAGAACCGGCCCGGCCGAATCCGGGTCTCGAGCACCGACCCGGAGACGGTCGATGCGGCCATCGGATGGCTGCGGGAGCACGTCGAGACGACCGACCCGCCGACCGAAACGAACGCGTCCGAGTAACGCGAGTCGGCGGCGTTTCGCAGTTCGGCCGGGACTCGATCCGCGTACCGCTATCTCGAGCGTTCGAACCAAGACTGGCTCGGGAGGGTCGTGGGATATCGATTCGGCAACCCCGATATCGTGGTGGCGACTTCGACGACTGTCACCACGATTGTGTGCTGATCAGCGCCGGAGAGAACTCGAGAGGTTCGTGAAACCGGGTGTATACCAATGGTCGATGCGGGTTCAGTCGGCGCAATTGAGCAAGCAATACACGAGCAAGGAGGTGGTGAAAAGACGCGAATCCCCTTGCGTCAAACGCAGAGCCGGAGAGCAGTGTTACTTGAGCGAGCCGCCGAGACGGGGTATATCCACCGGGATATCGGGTGTCGTTTGACTACCCCACGGGGTATTACCTTCGACAGCACATGCGATCCAGTCGGCACAACCGATCATCGCACCAACGTCACTACAGAACTGATAGACGCAGACGCCACAGAGGACCGCTCCAGCGCCCGTCGCCCCGCTCGTAAAACCGGGCCGCACAGACGGCAATCGAGAGCCGAGGAGGCCGCGCCGACTTCGACCGTTTACCGAACCATCAATTTCAGCTATCGAGAATAAATATAATTGCGACAGATACAGATTTTTGATTTAATTTTAGAGACAGTATTATTACTGTGCAGGCATTATAGATAGTCCGATCGGGTAGAAAATATTTTTCAGACAGGTCGGAAAACGGCTCACTATGCGACTGACAACACCGGCTGGACTTGCAAGCCGTGCGGTCCTCGGGGCAGCTATCAGCGGGATGGTGCTCGCCGGCAGCCTCGCCATCGTGGTGGCGATCGCAACCGCTGGTGGGATGATTCTCTCCGCGTACGGATCTGATCTCCTTGGTTTCGTTCGAATCACTCCTCCTCGATTGTTCTGGCCGATCGTCTGGTCGCTCTGTGCGCTCGGCGCTACAGGATTATTCGTTCGAGCAATCGTGCGCACTGTTCGAACCGAGCGCGCCGCCTTCCTGGAGGGAGCGTCGCCGCTCTCGGAGACCGAGATAGTCGAGACGTCGTCTATCGACTCCGCAGTCGAGCGCCTCGCGAGGCAGGTCGGGATTCCGACGCCGACGGTCAGAATCGACTCGGCGGCCACCCCGCTTGCATATACGACGTATCGGCCGGATGCACCCCTCGTCGGCGCTGGTAGGGACGAGACGCCAGTGATCGTGCTCTCGACGGGGCTCGTCGAGACGCTGTCGCAGTCCGAGTTGTCGGCAGTACTCGCACACGAAATCGCTCATATCGCCAACGACGATCTCCGGCTGATCACCGTCCTACTGGTGCCGCTCGTCGCCGCCGAGACGCTCGCGGAAGACGAGGGGAGCACGTCGAACGTCTTCGAACTCTGTGGGCATCTCCTCTCGTTCGTCGCATCGATCGGTGTCGGCGTCTTCTCGCGGGGTCGAGAGCTGGCCGCCGACCGCGCCGCCGCTGTGATGACTGGAGAGCCCGCTACACTCGCCAGCGCACTCGAGAATCTCGACGAGTCGTCGACTTCGAAGCCGACCACGGATCTCCGAGACCACGCTCGATCGACGAACGCGATCAACGTGCTCCCGACCCTCGGACCTGCGAACAGCGGGACGGGACTCCGGTCGACACATCCGTCCCTCGAGACACGTCTCGACCAGCTTCGCTCGCTCGCACGCGACTGAACCGAGCGAGCACGGGAGCGGGGGGCGTCGCCGGTCACTTCTCGATTTGGCCGGACGATAGCGATGGCCGCGAACGGCATCGATCGCGCCACCGATCGCGCACCCGAGGCTCCGAAATTGTGAAATATCGACGATTCGATGACGGCGTCATCGTGGCGCTCTCTCGGTGGAGATCCGTCTCACGATGACCGTCGGTCCTCGACGATTCGTGCGATAACTGCGGTATATCCGGCGACGGCGAGCACGAACCGCTCGCCGGTCGCCGCGATGGGGAAGATCCGCTCGATCCCCGCCGCCGGTTCGCCGCGAGTCGGATCGAATCCCGTTCTGTAGTGGGTGTTCTCGGTCGTCCCGCGCGCCGTCGACTCGGCGACGCCGCCCGACTCGAGTTCGACGAACGTCTGGACGAGCCCGCGCTGATCCGTCACGAGGAGCGATCCGGACAGGTCGTAAAACCGGTTGTGGAGCGGCCAGAAGAGGTTGACGCCGTTGAAGAACGCGTCGAACAGGATGTGTCCGAAGAACAACCCGGCTGCCGTGACCCACGCGACGCGGTAGCCGTAGGTCCCCCAGCGGGTCCGGACGAACGATTCGTCGCGCAGCGTCCAGTCCCAGTACAGGAGGACCGCGGGGACGAGAACGATCCAGACGTTGTGCAGCGCCGCGCGGTGCGTTCCGGGGACGACGATCCCGATCACCGTGTCGAGATCGAGGAGGGCGGTACACCCCATCACGGTCAGAATCGCACGGGTCTCGAACTCGTCGCCGAGCAACGCAACCCCGAGTAGTCCCGCGAACGCGACGTGGACGATAGTCGACGGCATACGACGCGGACTCGAACCGTGGCGGCTTGAGTATTTGGACTCGAGCGGTCGTCTCGTCTCCGGTAGCTACTTGGATCGACCCAGTAACGGTCCGGTATGAGCGGACGCGGACCGAAACGGGAACTCGCGGAGAAGATCGCCGGAGAAATCACGCTGAGCGACGATCCCGGCGCGACGCTGCGAAAGTGGCGCACCGACTTCGACGTCTCGCAGACCGATCTCGCGGCCGAACTCGACGTCTCGTCGTCGGTCATCTCCGACTACGAGAGTGGTCGCCGGGAGAGTCCCGGCATCGGCGTCGTCGGGCGACTCGTCGACGGCCTGCTCGCGATCGACGAACGCCGCGGCGGGGAGCGCATTCGACAGTACGGCCGCGTCCTCTCGGCAGGTTTCGAAAGCGACGTCGTCTACGACCTCCGGGAGTACGCGACCTCGCTGCCCCTCTCCCGGCTGTACGGCGATCTCGAGGCGACGGAAGTGGCCTCGAGCGGGACCGAGCAGGTCAGCGGCCACACCGTCATCGACAGCATCGAGGCGATCACCCGCCTCTCGAGCGAGGAGTTCTTTCGCCTCTACGGGCAGAGCACGAACCGCGTCCTCGTGTTCACCAACGTGACCCAGGGAGAGGGCGTCGGGATCGCGCTGCGAGTGATCAATCCGACGCCGAACGCCGTGATCCTCCACGGCCTCGAGGAGGAGGACCTCTGGGACCACGCGAAGGAACTCGCACGAATCGACGGCTACTCGCTGGCCGTGACGGCAGCACCGCTCGACGAGATGCTCGAGCATCTCGTGAGCCTCGAGTGAGCCGTCGGCCGGTCCCAGAGCGGTCGCTGACGGCGAGACGACCGCTCGAGAACGGGCGAAACCGTGACTCAGGCGATTTGCTCTTCGTACTCGTCGGCGGTCAGCAACTCCTCGAGTTCGTCGGGATCGTCCGGTTCGATCTCGAGCATCCAGCCGTCGCCGAAGGGGTCCTCGTTGACGAGTTCCGGGGCGTCGAACAGGTCCTCGTTGATCGCGACGACCTCGCCGCCGACCGGCGCGTAGAGGTCGGAGACCGCCTTGATCGATTCGACGACGCCGAACTCGCCCTCGGCTGCGAGGTCGTCGCCCTCGTCGGGGAGTTCCACGAAGACCACGTCGCCGAGTTCGTCCTGCGCGAAGTCGGAGATGCCGACGCGGACGACGCCGTCGGTCTCGAGTGCCCACTCGTGCGATTCCAGATACCGTCTATCGTCGGGAACGTCGAAGCTCATTATACTGTGTCGATGAAGGGTGTGGTTTCGACTCGTGCTTTCTTCGATTGCCCGCGGACGACCACCTGCAGCGTCGTCCCCGGTTCGGCGTACGCGACCGGCACGTAGCCGAGGCCGATCGGCCGCTCGAGGGTCGGGCTCATCGTCCCGCTGGTGACGGTGCCGATGACCCGGCTCTCGGGGTTCGTGATGTCGTAGCCGTGACGGGGGACGCCCCGGTCGATCAACTGGAAGCCGACGAGCTTTTCGTCGACGCCCGCCGCCTCGATCTCCGCGAGCGCGTCCCGACCGACGAACTCGGTCTCGAGGGCCACGGTGAAGCCGATGCCGGCCTCGTAGGGCGTTCGCGGGTCGTCCTCCTGGTCGAAGTCTTGCCCGGCGAGCAGGAGTCCGGCTTCGATGCGGAGCGTGTCCCGTGCGCCGAGGCCGCAGGGCTGGCAGTCGAACGCCGTCCAGAGCTCCTCGGCCGCCGCCCAGGGGACGATCAGCTCGAAGCCGTCCTCGCCGGTGTAGCCGGTCCTGGCGGCCCAGCACTCGACGCCGTCGATCGTCGTATACCGCGCCTGAAACCGGTCGAGGTCGGTGATCGACTCCTCGGTTACGTCCGCGATCAGGTCGGCCGCGTTCGGTCCCTGGACGGCGAACATGGCGTACTCGTCGGTCCGGTTGTCGACGGTCGCCTCGAGGCCCCACTCGTTGCGGTAGTCGATCCACCGCTCGTGGGTCGCCTCGTCGGTGCCGGCGTTGGGGACGAACAGGTACGTCGCGTCGTCCCCCTCGTCCGGCAGCCGGTAGACGACGGTGTCGTCGATGATGATTCCGTCCTCGTCGGTGATCGCGGCGTACTGGGAATCGCCGACCGAGAGCCGGGAGATGTCGTTCGACGTCAGCCGTTGCATCAGTTCGGGCGCGTCGGGGCCGGTGACGTGTATCTGGCCCATGTGCGAGACGTCGAATATCCCGACGTCCTCCCGGACGGCCGCGTGCTCCGTCTGGATCGAATCGAATTCGACCGGCATGTCCCAGCCGCCAAACTCCGTGAACTTCGCCCCACGCTCGTCGTGGATCCCACGTAACGGCGGCGTCTGAAGCGGCATACTCGAGCTATCAGCGGCGGTGTAGTAATGTCTTTTCGTCGGCCAGCGCCCGCTGGCGACCGGACGGGCGTCGACGTTCCGCGGCCGATCCGCTCGCGGCCCCCGAGCATCGCCGTTCGAACGGCAGTGTTCAGTCGGCAAACGGGTTGCACGCCGCGACTGTCCCCACCAGCGAACGAGCCGATCCCTCCGCCCCGTCTCCGACGGCCCACTCGACTGACGTGCGGTGGCGCGCGCTGTCGGTCGGCCGAACGAGAGTGAGGCCGACGGACGGTCCTGCGCGAGGGATGAGCGACCGACCGGAGGGAGAGAGCGAATCAGGTGGGGAGGGCGTGGTGACGCCGTGCCGCCACGATAGTAACGCACTCCCGACGGCCGTTCCGGGTCGAGTCGGTCTCGGCACGGCGATAGCAGCCACACCCGTCGCCATCCACAGACACGGGAGCACACCGACGACCGCCTCGAGCAGTACGTCGACGCCGACGCGGCCGACCGGCGAGTCGAACCGCCGTCGACGCGGAGATGGTGTCCGTCAGTATCGGATGATCGATTCACCGTCCGCGATACTTGCGCCCGTTCAAACGGTTGCACTCCCTCTTAAACGGAAAATAAGATTAAAACCCTCCGTCGATGTCGCTCACGGAGCGACCGCTCGTTGCTCCACGAACCGTATGACAACTGCGACACCCACTACCAACGACGAATGAAACGAACCCGACGCGGAATACTCTATACTGCAGCTGGAGTTACCGGATACGCTGCTACCGCAGCTGTTGCATCGGCCGAAAAACGACCGCTC from Natrinema salaciae encodes:
- the tnpA gene encoding IS200/IS605 family transposase, with protein sequence MEYDLDSGAHSTYSLHYHLILATKYRRGVLTEERTQFIHEVISGFTDNYGVELTNLDGKDDHVHILFRAKPTTDLVKFINTVKGATARRIRNEYADELKTELWGDSFWNDSYCLISTGQVSLDVLKQYVENQRE
- a CDS encoding hemolysin family protein — protein: MVDLAFSFGRLLFAFFLVFLNGFFVAAEFAYVRIRSTQIESLVEEGRPAAELVQEAEENLDDYLATTQLGITIASLGLGWVGEPAIASLLEPVLGSVLPAGSIHLVAIAIGFSVITFLHVVFGELAPKTLAIADAERIALLVAAPMKFFYYIFIPGIIVFNGTANFFTRLIGVEPASERDESHSEDEILRIVAQSGEQGAVGMDEVEMVESVFDLGETVAREVMVPRPDVVTVRAEMPLSELRSVAASGSYTRLPIVDEDADDPVVGFVHAKDVLQAIEAVDGDESAGEPTARDLAREVIIVPETRQIDEILAEFRRRNVQLAVVIDEWGAFEGILTIEDVIEEVVGDIRDEFDVAEMEPSVEELEDGQYAMDGGVSLAEVNETLGTELEGDAFETVGGLVLSRLGRAPDVGDTIEVDGYEVTVEDVEGTRVSRVTVSENPPAAEESTD
- a CDS encoding competence/damage-inducible protein A: MNVAIVTVGDEILAGSTTNTNASWLAERITERGSTVQRILTIPDDRELIAAHVARWSDAFDAVIVTGGIGGTPDDVTVEAVADGLEREFVVHGEIRERLVEKAAAFREANPEMVAEYDLQLDIDAAASIPEGATPIVVDEGWAPGCLVENVYVFAGIPDEMKAMFEAVADEFQGDSTAETLYTPAPEGSLHEALEGVTDRFDVSVGSYPRSENRPGRIRVSSTDPETVDAAIGWLREHVETTDPPTETNASE
- a CDS encoding M48 family metallopeptidase — encoded protein: MRLTTPAGLASRAVLGAAISGMVLAGSLAIVVAIATAGGMILSAYGSDLLGFVRITPPRLFWPIVWSLCALGATGLFVRAIVRTVRTERAAFLEGASPLSETEIVETSSIDSAVERLARQVGIPTPTVRIDSAATPLAYTTYRPDAPLVGAGRDETPVIVLSTGLVETLSQSELSAVLAHEIAHIANDDLRLITVLLVPLVAAETLAEDEGSTSNVFELCGHLLSFVASIGVGVFSRGRELAADRAAAVMTGEPATLASALENLDESSTSKPTTDLRDHARSTNAINVLPTLGPANSGTGLRSTHPSLETRLDQLRSLARD
- a CDS encoding metal-dependent hydrolase translates to MPSTIVHVAFAGLLGVALLGDEFETRAILTVMGCTALLDLDTVIGIVVPGTHRAALHNVWIVLVPAVLLYWDWTLRDESFVRTRWGTYGYRVAWVTAAGLFFGHILFDAFFNGVNLFWPLHNRFYDLSGSLLVTDQRGLVQTFVELESGGVAESTARGTTENTHYRTGFDPTRGEPAAGIERIFPIAATGERFVLAVAGYTAVIARIVEDRRSS
- a CDS encoding helix-turn-helix domain-containing protein, with the protein product MSGRGPKRELAEKIAGEITLSDDPGATLRKWRTDFDVSQTDLAAELDVSSSVISDYESGRRESPGIGVVGRLVDGLLAIDERRGGERIRQYGRVLSAGFESDVVYDLREYATSLPLSRLYGDLEATEVASSGTEQVSGHTVIDSIEAITRLSSEEFFRLYGQSTNRVLVFTNVTQGEGVGIALRVINPTPNAVILHGLEEEDLWDHAKELARIDGYSLAVTAAPLDEMLEHLVSLE
- the gcvH gene encoding glycine cleavage system protein GcvH, encoding MSFDVPDDRRYLESHEWALETDGVVRVGISDFAQDELGDVVFVELPDEGDDLAAEGEFGVVESIKAVSDLYAPVGGEVVAINEDLFDAPELVNEDPFGDGWMLEIEPDDPDELEELLTADEYEEQIA
- the gcvT gene encoding glycine cleavage system aminomethyltransferase GcvT, producing MPLQTPPLRGIHDERGAKFTEFGGWDMPVEFDSIQTEHAAVREDVGIFDVSHMGQIHVTGPDAPELMQRLTSNDISRLSVGDSQYAAITDEDGIIIDDTVVYRLPDEGDDATYLFVPNAGTDEATHERWIDYRNEWGLEATVDNRTDEYAMFAVQGPNAADLIADVTEESITDLDRFQARYTTIDGVECWAARTGYTGEDGFELIVPWAAAEELWTAFDCQPCGLGARDTLRIEAGLLLAGQDFDQEDDPRTPYEAGIGFTVALETEFVGRDALAEIEAAGVDEKLVGFQLIDRGVPRHGYDITNPESRVIGTVTSGTMSPTLERPIGLGYVPVAYAEPGTTLQVVVRGQSKKARVETTPFIDTV